A stretch of the Mycobacterium sp. ITM-2016-00317 genome encodes the following:
- a CDS encoding IS30 family transposase — MTSGRRFGCEVRREFYDRVCAGAPVKHAAVELGVSFQAGYLWWRKAGAMRLLNGNGGSGLAEPGDLTRVGGPGRRLSFDERVVIMRGLDAGLGYAAIGAKLGRDRSVIWREVSRNRTDDGDYHAHVAHARAARAARRPKSFKLSDPNLCAAVEAWMDDGWSPKLIAEVLARDHPDDKLARVSHETIYRSLYVQARGQLRADLHRCLSTRRAARKPRGHAQRRGTFDDVLRISQRPAEAADRAVPGHWEGDLIVGARGTSAIGTLVERSTRFTILLHLPIDHTSEAVATAMLEAMAELPDHLRRSITWDRGSEMARWQDISLQLQAPVYFCDPHSPWQRGSNENTNRLLRHWFEKGSNLNGYTKADLQAVADKLNTRPRPTLDLDTPAQRMAALINQAA; from the coding sequence GTGACCAGTGGTCGGCGGTTCGGGTGTGAGGTTCGGCGCGAGTTTTACGACCGGGTGTGTGCTGGTGCGCCGGTCAAGCACGCGGCTGTGGAGTTGGGCGTGTCTTTCCAGGCCGGCTACCTGTGGTGGCGCAAGGCTGGCGCGATGCGACTGCTCAATGGCAACGGTGGATCAGGTTTGGCTGAACCGGGTGATCTGACCCGGGTCGGTGGACCGGGGCGGCGGCTCAGTTTCGACGAACGTGTGGTGATCATGCGGGGTCTCGACGCGGGGTTGGGCTACGCCGCGATCGGGGCGAAGCTGGGCCGAGATCGCTCGGTCATCTGGCGCGAAGTGTCTCGCAACCGCACCGACGACGGGGACTACCACGCCCACGTGGCCCACGCCCGGGCCGCGCGGGCTGCGCGCCGGCCCAAGTCGTTCAAGCTGTCTGACCCGAACCTGTGCGCGGCGGTCGAAGCGTGGATGGACGACGGGTGGAGCCCCAAGCTGATCGCTGAGGTGTTGGCCCGTGATCACCCCGATGACAAGCTGGCACGGGTGAGCCACGAGACGATTTACCGCAGCCTGTATGTACAAGCTCGTGGCCAGTTGCGCGCTGATCTGCATCGATGCTTGTCCACTCGACGAGCGGCGCGTAAGCCGCGCGGGCATGCCCAACGGCGCGGCACCTTCGATGACGTGCTGCGTATCAGTCAGCGACCCGCCGAAGCCGCCGATCGCGCCGTACCCGGGCACTGGGAGGGCGACCTGATCGTCGGCGCCCGCGGCACCAGCGCGATCGGCACCCTGGTCGAACGCAGCACTCGATTCACCATCTTGTTGCACCTACCCATCGACCACACCTCCGAAGCGGTCGCCACGGCGATGCTCGAGGCAATGGCCGAACTCCCCGATCACCTGCGCCGCTCGATCACCTGGGACCGCGGCAGCGAAATGGCCCGCTGGCAGGACATCTCGCTGCAGCTCCAAGCCCCGGTGTACTTCTGCGATCCCCACTCGCCCTGGCAGCGCGGCAGCAACGAGAACACCAACCGGCTGCTACGCCACTGGTTTGAAAAGGGCAGCAATCTGAACGGCTACACCAAAGCCGACCTGCAAGCCGTCGCCGACAAACTCAATACCCGACCACGCCCCACCCTTGACCTCGACACCCCCGCCCAGCGCATGGCCGCCCTGATTAACCAAGCGGCCTAA
- a CDS encoding DUF1059 domain-containing protein, which produces MKTHLNCPCGEAITGKDEDDLVEKAQKHLSEVHPGRDYDRDAILFMAY; this is translated from the coding sequence ATGAAGACTCACCTCAACTGCCCCTGCGGCGAAGCGATCACCGGTAAGGACGAGGACGACCTCGTGGAGAAGGCCCAGAAGCACCTGTCCGAGGTGCACCCCGGCCGCGACTACGACCGCGACGCGATCCTGTTCATGGCCTACTGA
- a CDS encoding nitroreductase family protein codes for MELYDVMRTTGAVRRFTDDPLPDDVLARILDNARFAPSGGNRQGLHVIALRERDTRMALAALSETGARRYTAQKRNGEGPWNPLRSMQVSPDQLAATEVPAEMTAPLLTSAVVLVVCVDLNVVAAMDQDLDRIGLISGASVYPFVWNVLLAARNEGFGGVLTTMAVAEEPRVKELLGIPDDHAVAAVVPLGRPQRQVTRLTRKPVAEFTTWERFDGESLVT; via the coding sequence ATGGAGTTGTACGACGTCATGCGCACCACCGGCGCGGTCCGGCGGTTCACCGACGACCCGCTTCCCGACGACGTGCTGGCGCGGATCCTGGACAACGCAAGGTTCGCCCCGAGTGGCGGCAACCGTCAGGGCCTGCACGTCATCGCGCTACGCGAACGGGACACGCGCATGGCGCTGGCGGCGCTGTCCGAGACCGGCGCCCGCCGCTACACCGCGCAGAAACGCAACGGCGAGGGACCGTGGAACCCCTTGCGGTCCATGCAGGTGAGCCCGGACCAGCTGGCCGCGACCGAGGTGCCCGCCGAGATGACGGCGCCACTGCTCACCTCCGCGGTGGTGCTCGTGGTGTGTGTCGACCTGAACGTGGTCGCGGCGATGGACCAGGATCTCGACCGGATCGGGCTGATCTCCGGTGCGTCGGTGTACCCGTTCGTGTGGAACGTCCTGCTCGCCGCGCGCAACGAGGGCTTCGGCGGCGTCCTGACGACCATGGCCGTGGCCGAGGAGCCGCGCGTCAAGGAGCTGTTGGGCATTCCCGACGACCACGCGGTCGCCGCGGTGGTGCCGCTCGGCAGGCCGCAGCGCCAGGTCACCAGGCTCACCCGCAAGCCGGTCGCGGAGTTCACCACCTGGGAGCGGTTTGACGGCGAGTCTCTGGTGACGTGA
- a CDS encoding recombinase family protein: MTVTLGYATAADGDLDEQLAELAAAGVDPRRIFTDRTAGPVDKMRAGLVALLSYARSGDVVVVVAIDRLGRSAAEVAQTVADLSGRGITLQCLRDGLDTANATGRVVARVLTDLAALDVRGPAASRP, from the coding sequence GTGACGGTCACGCTGGGGTACGCCACCGCCGCGGACGGGGACCTCGACGAGCAGCTCGCCGAGCTCGCCGCCGCGGGCGTGGACCCGCGCCGGATCTTCACCGACCGGACGGCGGGACCGGTGGACAAGATGCGGGCGGGCCTGGTGGCACTGCTCAGCTATGCCCGATCCGGCGACGTCGTCGTGGTGGTGGCGATCGACCGGCTGGGCCGCTCGGCGGCGGAGGTGGCGCAGACGGTCGCCGATCTCAGCGGCCGCGGGATCACGCTGCAGTGCCTGCGCGACGGACTGGACACCGCGAACGCGACCGGGCGCGTCGTCGCCAGGGTGCTGACCGACCTGGCCGCCCTCGACGTACGAGGCCCGGCCGCCTCTAGGCCTTGA
- a CDS encoding HhH-GPD-type base excision DNA repair protein has translation MTAKLCLVQEPAADALLEDNPFALLVGMLLDQQIPMEVAFGGPKKIADRMGGFDAQLIADHDPDNFAELCAQTPAVHRFPGSMAKRVQALAQVIVDEYGGDVTALWSDGADGAEVLRRLKALPGFGEQKAKIFLALLGKQYGVTPQGWQAAAGDYGKTGTHMSVADVTDAVSLQQVRAYKKEAKAKNKEAKAAKSVKA, from the coding sequence ATGACTGCGAAGCTGTGCCTGGTTCAGGAGCCGGCGGCCGACGCGCTGCTGGAGGACAACCCGTTCGCACTTCTGGTCGGGATGCTGCTCGATCAGCAGATCCCGATGGAAGTGGCGTTCGGCGGGCCGAAGAAGATCGCCGACCGGATGGGCGGGTTCGACGCGCAGCTGATCGCCGACCATGACCCCGACAACTTCGCCGAGCTGTGCGCGCAAACGCCTGCGGTGCACCGGTTCCCGGGGTCGATGGCCAAGCGCGTGCAGGCGCTGGCGCAGGTGATCGTCGACGAGTACGGCGGCGACGTGACCGCGCTGTGGTCCGACGGCGCTGACGGCGCCGAGGTGCTGCGCAGGCTCAAGGCGCTCCCGGGATTCGGCGAGCAGAAGGCCAAGATCTTCCTCGCGCTGCTGGGCAAGCAGTACGGCGTCACCCCGCAGGGCTGGCAGGCCGCAGCCGGCGACTACGGCAAGACCGGCACCCACATGTCGGTGGCCGACGTGACCGATGCCGTGTCGCTGCAGCAGGTGCGCGCCTACAAGAAGGAAGCCAAGGCCAAAAACAAGGAAGCCAAGGCGGCCAAGTCCGTCAAGGCCTAG
- a CDS encoding thiamine pyrophosphate-requiring protein, with the protein MSSLVADGIIDRLREWGVKRIFGYAGDGIDPVLAALHRAGGTPEYVSVRHEEMAAFMACGHAKYTGEVGVCLATQGPGAIHLLAGLYDAKLDRRPVVAMVGQIVSTALGSGYLQEVDLHPLFKDVCGQFVQTVFSPEQLPMALDNAMRTAIATSTPTCLIVPHDVQKASLPDELPHSHGIVPSSPIADHRHIVPPPQRLHEAADVLNAGRKVALLIGRGAAGAAGEIAQTVQALGAGVTASLLGKPVLDESAPWHTGVMGHLGTTASADLMENCDTLLIVGCNDPWTEFYPAPGQARAVQIDVDPRVLGAKFPVEVGIVGDAATTLRELLPLLERSPDQEWTDTVGQYIGRWKACAEKNIAAETTDANPEFVVHALNDHLPGNARIAVDVGSSTYWYAKHVHLPEGVPAHVSGYLASMGCAMPYGIAAKLDAPDRPVVALAGDGAMQMNGLLELITVGQRWREWQDPRFVVLVLHNRDLSEVSWEQREMEGDPRYPASQHVPDFPYARYAEMLGLQGIRVEKSDQASEAWRSAFSADRPTLIEAIVDADVPLLPPNMPDEKRKKVFDAVDQEPDGAAVRARIDRHLQAQDAPR; encoded by the coding sequence ATGAGCTCACTCGTTGCTGACGGCATCATCGACCGACTCCGCGAATGGGGCGTCAAGCGCATCTTCGGCTATGCCGGCGATGGGATCGACCCGGTTCTCGCCGCCCTTCACCGCGCCGGCGGCACACCCGAATACGTCTCTGTCCGCCATGAAGAGATGGCCGCGTTCATGGCGTGCGGGCACGCGAAGTACACCGGCGAGGTCGGCGTGTGCCTTGCCACCCAGGGTCCCGGAGCCATTCACCTGCTCGCCGGACTTTACGATGCCAAACTCGACCGCCGCCCCGTGGTCGCCATGGTCGGCCAAATAGTCTCCACCGCCCTCGGCAGTGGCTACCTTCAAGAAGTCGACCTACACCCCCTTTTCAAAGATGTCTGCGGCCAGTTCGTGCAGACCGTCTTCAGCCCCGAACAACTTCCGATGGCACTCGACAACGCCATGCGCACCGCCATCGCGACCTCCACGCCCACCTGCCTCATCGTCCCCCATGACGTTCAGAAGGCTTCTCTTCCAGATGAACTCCCGCACAGCCATGGCATCGTCCCGTCGTCACCCATTGCCGACCACCGCCACATCGTCCCCCCACCGCAGCGCCTCCACGAGGCTGCCGACGTCCTCAATGCGGGTCGCAAAGTCGCCCTGCTGATCGGCCGCGGCGCCGCGGGAGCCGCCGGCGAAATCGCCCAGACCGTCCAGGCCCTGGGTGCTGGTGTCACCGCGTCGCTGCTGGGTAAGCCCGTCCTCGACGAGAGCGCGCCCTGGCACACCGGCGTCATGGGTCACCTGGGTACCACCGCCAGCGCCGACCTGATGGAAAACTGCGACACCTTGCTGATCGTCGGGTGCAACGACCCCTGGACGGAGTTCTATCCCGCGCCCGGTCAGGCGCGCGCCGTCCAGATCGACGTCGACCCCCGCGTCCTCGGCGCCAAGTTCCCTGTCGAGGTCGGCATCGTCGGCGACGCCGCCACCACCCTCCGCGAACTTCTACCCCTGCTGGAACGCAGCCCCGACCAAGAGTGGACCGACACCGTCGGCCAGTACATCGGTCGCTGGAAAGCCTGCGCAGAGAAGAACATTGCGGCCGAGACCACCGACGCCAACCCTGAATTCGTCGTGCACGCCCTCAACGATCATCTTCCCGGCAACGCGCGGATCGCCGTCGACGTCGGCTCGTCCACCTACTGGTACGCCAAACACGTGCACCTGCCCGAGGGCGTGCCCGCCCACGTCTCCGGGTATCTCGCCTCGATGGGCTGTGCGATGCCGTACGGCATCGCGGCCAAGCTCGACGCGCCGGACCGCCCCGTCGTGGCGCTGGCCGGCGACGGGGCAATGCAGATGAACGGCCTGCTCGAGCTCATCACCGTCGGGCAACGCTGGCGTGAGTGGCAAGACCCACGGTTCGTCGTGCTCGTTCTGCACAACCGCGACCTCAGCGAGGTCAGCTGGGAACAGCGAGAAATGGAAGGCGACCCGCGATACCCGGCCTCACAGCACGTACCCGACTTCCCATACGCCCGCTACGCCGAGATGCTCGGCCTTCAGGGCATCCGGGTGGAGAAGTCGGACCAGGCGTCCGAGGCGTGGCGATCGGCTTTCAGCGCCGACCGGCCCACCCTGATAGAGGCCATAGTCGATGCCGACGTCCCGCTGCTGCCACCGAACATGCCCGACGAGAAGAGGAAGAAAGTCTTCGATGCCGTCGACCAGGAACCCGACGGCGCTGCAGTGCGCGCGCGCATAGACCGCCACTTACAGGCCCAAGACGCGCCGCGTTGA
- a CDS encoding DUF732 domain-containing protein: MTLRRVIAPLVAAVVVAIGTAGTAYAIPEQGTPEFDGYMEGLQRNGYVLNPDTAWRVSHQACVGGIPGYIGLELAAQGVIGPGAQQRVMDVARKYACPVQ, translated from the coding sequence ATGACGTTGAGACGTGTGATCGCACCTCTTGTTGCGGCGGTGGTCGTCGCAATCGGTACGGCAGGTACTGCCTACGCAATTCCCGAACAGGGCACCCCGGAGTTCGACGGCTACATGGAGGGTCTACAGCGCAACGGCTACGTCCTGAATCCGGACACGGCATGGCGCGTTTCCCACCAGGCTTGCGTGGGCGGCATACCGGGATACATCGGTCTGGAGCTGGCCGCTCAAGGGGTTATCGGCCCCGGCGCCCAACAGCGGGTGATGGACGTCGCCCGCAAGTACGCCTGTCCCGTGCAATAG
- a CDS encoding DUF222 domain-containing protein codes for MSSRVAADTADVAMGQSERLDGFFAELAELAGQRNAIDGRVAEIAAEIDEARLWGFTGVKSMEGLIAWRLGTSMRNAETIVAVARRLEEFPRCVRDLRAGRLSLDQVGAIAEGAGAGSDAHYAELASHSTVAQLRTAIKQEPKPERDPDPEPEPEPVVVPQPSISKRVEGEFTCWQIRLPAPEAAIFDAALQSHQDGLIAQWKRDHPDHSEESGAGRAPLPTGGNAFMALVEAGWDAEAARRPHGQHTTVVVHVDVKDKVAALHLGPALTSQQRRFLTCDATCEVWFERDGQPLGVGRTTRTISRRLRRALEYRDRSCVVPGCGATKALHAHHLRHWEDGGATELDNLVLICPFHHRLHHRGGITLTGPADQLVVTDRVGRRLEPGSLARPPTQPPPEVPPYRGPSGERIQWKWYHPYEPPPHSRN; via the coding sequence ATGTCCTCCCGGGTTGCCGCTGACACCGCCGATGTGGCGATGGGTCAGTCCGAGCGCCTGGACGGGTTTTTCGCCGAGTTGGCGGAGTTGGCGGGGCAGCGCAATGCCATTGACGGGCGGGTCGCGGAGATCGCTGCGGAGATCGATGAGGCTCGGTTGTGGGGATTTACCGGGGTGAAGTCGATGGAGGGGTTGATCGCCTGGAGGTTGGGCACCTCGATGCGCAATGCCGAGACGATCGTGGCGGTCGCGCGTCGGTTGGAAGAGTTCCCACGGTGTGTGCGGGATCTGCGTGCGGGTCGGTTGTCGTTGGATCAGGTCGGGGCGATCGCCGAGGGTGCTGGTGCGGGGTCGGATGCCCATTACGCGGAGTTGGCGTCGCATTCCACGGTCGCCCAGTTGCGCACCGCGATCAAACAGGAACCCAAACCCGAACGTGACCCCGACCCCGAGCCCGAACCTGAGCCGGTGGTGGTGCCGCAGCCGTCGATTTCCAAGCGGGTGGAGGGGGAGTTCACCTGCTGGCAGATCCGGCTGCCGGCCCCGGAAGCGGCGATCTTCGATGCGGCGCTGCAGTCCCATCAGGATGGGCTGATCGCCCAGTGGAAACGCGACCACCCCGACCACTCCGAGGAGTCAGGTGCGGGGCGCGCGCCGCTGCCGACGGGCGGGAATGCGTTCATGGCGTTGGTGGAAGCGGGCTGGGATGCCGAGGCCGCGCGGCGCCCGCACGGGCAGCACACCACGGTGGTGGTGCATGTCGATGTCAAGGACAAGGTCGCCGCCCTGCATCTGGGGCCGGCACTCACATCGCAGCAGCGCCGGTTCCTGACCTGTGATGCCACCTGTGAGGTGTGGTTCGAACGCGACGGCCAACCCCTGGGCGTGGGGCGCACGACTCGCACGATCAGTCGCCGGCTACGCCGAGCGCTGGAGTACCGCGACCGCTCGTGTGTGGTGCCCGGCTGCGGGGCCACCAAAGCCTTGCATGCCCATCACCTGCGGCATTGGGAGGACGGCGGCGCGACCGAGTTGGACAACCTGGTGCTGATCTGCCCGTTCCACCACCGCCTGCACCACCGCGGCGGAATCACCCTCACCGGCCCCGCTGATCAGCTGGTCGTCACCGATCGGGTCGGCCGAAGACTCGAACCGGGATCGCTGGCCCGGCCCCCGACTCAACCCCCACCCGAAGTGCCGCCCTATCGCGGACCGTCGGGCGAACGCATCCAATGGAAGTGGTACCACCCGTACGAACCCCCACCACACAGCCGCAACTGA
- a CDS encoding pyridoxamine 5'-phosphate oxidase family protein, translating into MTSPAVEIIDNYFTCEFTTISRDGTPQTWPVSPRLLADGRLLVTTSIGLPQKAFNIRRNPKVGMLFSEPTGSGVSPPGAVLIQGDAIAEDRIVTDIASEPELAELARTVSARQPASAMWSTRLGRRLWWSYHLRLLIYVTPRRVLYWPTRDFASAPEELDLSEVRRVG; encoded by the coding sequence GTGACGTCGCCCGCCGTCGAGATCATCGACAACTACTTCACCTGCGAGTTCACCACGATCTCGCGCGACGGGACGCCGCAGACCTGGCCGGTGAGTCCGCGGTTGCTCGCCGACGGCAGGCTGCTGGTGACCACGAGTATCGGGCTGCCGCAGAAGGCCTTCAACATCCGGCGCAACCCGAAGGTCGGCATGCTGTTCTCCGAGCCGACCGGCAGCGGGGTGTCGCCGCCGGGCGCCGTGCTGATCCAGGGCGATGCGATTGCCGAGGACCGCATCGTCACCGACATCGCGTCGGAGCCGGAACTGGCGGAGCTGGCACGGACGGTGTCGGCGCGCCAGCCGGCCAGCGCGATGTGGAGCACCCGGCTCGGACGCCGGCTGTGGTGGTCCTACCACCTGCGCCTGCTGATCTACGTGACGCCGCGCCGCGTCCTGTACTGGCCCACCCGCGACTTCGCCAGCGCGCCTGAGGAACTCGACCTCAGCGAGGTGCGCCGTGTGGGCTGA
- a CDS encoding histidine kinase, translating into MSGELAIALTAALILLAVAAVVLAVRTRRVVATPTERAVHTALHTASLAARALRRGLDTDSAETAAPFLRGLTGTDGLALFDGDGGLLAEDAWADGLWEPDVREACVGAARQSVAGGRRVMTHARTAAVVAQPLLAESGDTLGVLVVVTTRSPAPGMLGAVGEVARYAASQVELAELDASRARLDRAEVLALRAQISPHFIYNALNTIASFVRTDPDRARELILEFADFTRYSFRAAGQFTTLAEELRNIDRYLTLERARFGTALKVTLQVAPEVLNVVVPFLALQPLVENAVRHGFAGRGSGSIELVARDEGSDCVITVEDDGVGMDPDALRAGPGDALADGARASEGAGAHVGLTNVDHRLRAAFGNDYGLVVETAIGAGTKVLMRVPKFRSGVRASGGGFGVGRNE; encoded by the coding sequence ATGTCCGGCGAGCTCGCGATCGCACTGACCGCAGCGCTGATCCTGCTCGCGGTCGCCGCGGTGGTGCTCGCCGTCCGGACCCGGCGGGTGGTCGCGACGCCCACCGAACGGGCGGTGCACACCGCGCTGCACACGGCCTCGCTGGCGGCCAGGGCGCTGCGCCGCGGCCTCGACACCGACTCCGCCGAGACCGCGGCGCCGTTCCTGCGCGGCCTCACCGGCACCGACGGTCTGGCCCTGTTCGACGGTGACGGCGGCCTGCTCGCCGAGGACGCCTGGGCCGACGGGTTGTGGGAGCCCGACGTGCGGGAGGCGTGCGTCGGCGCGGCGCGTCAGTCCGTGGCGGGCGGGCGGCGGGTGATGACGCACGCACGGACCGCCGCGGTGGTGGCCCAGCCGCTGCTGGCCGAGTCCGGCGACACTCTCGGCGTGCTCGTGGTCGTCACCACCCGCTCCCCCGCCCCCGGCATGCTCGGCGCCGTGGGTGAGGTGGCCCGCTACGCCGCCAGTCAGGTCGAGCTCGCCGAACTCGACGCGTCCCGGGCCCGACTCGACCGCGCCGAGGTGCTGGCGTTGCGCGCCCAGATCAGCCCGCACTTCATCTACAACGCGCTGAACACGATCGCGTCGTTCGTGCGCACCGACCCGGACCGGGCCCGCGAGCTGATTCTGGAGTTCGCCGACTTCACCCGCTACTCGTTCCGCGCGGCGGGCCAGTTCACCACGCTGGCCGAGGAACTCCGCAACATCGACCGCTACCTGACGTTGGAGCGGGCCCGGTTCGGGACGGCGCTGAAGGTCACCCTGCAGGTCGCACCGGAGGTCCTCAACGTCGTGGTGCCGTTCCTGGCGCTGCAGCCACTGGTGGAGAACGCGGTGCGGCACGGCTTCGCCGGCCGGGGCAGCGGGTCCATCGAACTCGTCGCCCGCGACGAGGGCTCCGATTGCGTCATCACCGTCGAGGACGACGGGGTCGGCATGGATCCCGACGCGTTGCGTGCCGGACCGGGCGACGCCCTGGCCGACGGTGCCCGGGCCTCCGAGGGGGCGGGCGCCCACGTCGGGCTGACCAATGTCGACCATCGTCTGCGGGCCGCGTTCGGCAACGATTACGGTCTGGTGGTCGAGACGGCGATCGGCGCCGGCACGAAGGTGCTCATGCGGGTGCCCAAGTTCCGGTCGGGCGTGCGGGCCAGCGGAGGTGGGTTCGGAGTGGGTCGAAATGAGTAG
- a CDS encoding LytTR family DNA-binding domain-containing protein — protein sequence MTRSLTVLAVDDEAPALDELAYLLGRHPCVAEVHRAGDATSALRELNLRTIDAVFLDINMPGLSGIELAGVLANYAQPPAIVFVTAHDDKAVAAFDVGAVDYLLKPIREGRLDDAVRRAAAARSAAPAAETVDEEPDSGVVPAELGGVTHLVPRDSIGWIEAEGDYARLHSASGSHLVRIPLSTLETRWRDHGFQRVHRSYLVALRLVTGLRTADGAVLVRLRANGASPAVELPVSRRQARELRDRLVRTPMRSLRPAGGVDDQQ from the coding sequence GTGACCAGGTCGCTCACCGTGCTCGCCGTCGACGACGAAGCTCCCGCCCTCGACGAACTCGCCTATCTCCTCGGCAGACATCCCTGCGTCGCGGAGGTCCACCGCGCCGGCGATGCCACGTCGGCGCTGCGGGAGCTGAACCTGCGCACCATCGACGCGGTGTTCCTCGACATCAACATGCCCGGCCTGTCAGGCATCGAACTGGCCGGTGTGCTGGCCAATTACGCGCAGCCGCCGGCGATCGTGTTCGTCACCGCGCACGACGACAAGGCCGTCGCCGCCTTCGACGTCGGCGCTGTGGACTATCTGCTCAAGCCCATCCGGGAGGGCCGCCTCGACGACGCGGTCCGCCGCGCGGCCGCGGCCCGGTCCGCAGCCCCGGCGGCCGAAACCGTCGACGAGGAGCCGGATTCCGGCGTCGTCCCGGCCGAGCTCGGCGGCGTCACCCATCTGGTCCCCCGGGACAGCATCGGCTGGATCGAAGCCGAGGGCGACTACGCCCGGCTGCACTCGGCGTCGGGTTCGCATCTGGTGCGGATCCCGCTCAGCACGCTCGAAACCCGCTGGCGCGACCACGGGTTCCAGCGGGTGCACCGGTCCTACCTGGTGGCACTGCGCCTGGTCACCGGGCTGCGCACCGCCGACGGCGCGGTGCTGGTGCGGTTGCGCGCCAACGGCGCCTCCCCCGCGGTCGAACTCCCGGTGAGCAGGCGCCAGGCCCGCGAGCTGCGCGACCGTCTGGTGCGCACCCCGATGCGCAGCCTGCGACCGGCCGGAGGCGTCGATGACCAGCAGTGA
- a CDS encoding cation acetate symporter, translating into MTGSALTAAALLSAAVATVAIGAYGVRFSRTTSDFLVASRTVGSRWNAAAISGEYLSAASFLGVAGLIAKYGADALWYPVGFTAGYLGLLLFVAAPLRRSGAYTVPDFAEFRLGSARLRKMAMLVVVVICVFYLVPQYQGAGLALKTLLGIPVWLGPLAVGTIVITNVVAGGMRSITFVQAFQYWLKLTAVAIPALALAGLFLTDRGGELGGPLPPTVQQDTTVEIETDVVVQVAEPGGITVTGTLDGRPVEGVMIGPAGEHTLGAGSTLSLSAGAATPVVAGTPSAGTDWIASGGGLGGHHPLYQVLSIMVATFLGTMGLPHVLVRFYTNPDGRAARRTALTVIALLSLFYLFPTLLGVFSRLYVPQLLITGTADAAVLLAPESAIAGAAGQLLGALVAAGAIAAFLATSSGLLVSFAGALATDVLPGRVRDFRAAAVVGGLIPIPLALAASGELELSRSVGLAFAVAASTLCPLLVLGIWWRGLTATGAMSGLAVGGLLSGGAVTVAVAGGVDEDVLGGWPAVLVGYPAAVTVPVAFATMLVVSRLTRATAPADVAQTFARMHVPEHLGMGVERVPNR; encoded by the coding sequence GTGACCGGTTCCGCACTGACGGCAGCCGCGCTGCTGAGCGCGGCGGTGGCCACCGTCGCGATCGGCGCCTACGGCGTCCGCTTCTCGCGCACCACCTCCGACTTCCTGGTCGCGTCCCGCACCGTCGGGTCGAGATGGAACGCCGCCGCGATCTCCGGCGAATACCTCTCGGCTGCCTCGTTTCTCGGGGTGGCCGGGCTGATCGCCAAGTACGGCGCCGACGCACTGTGGTATCCGGTCGGGTTCACCGCCGGCTACCTCGGCCTGTTGCTGTTCGTCGCCGCGCCGCTGCGCCGATCGGGCGCCTACACGGTGCCCGACTTCGCCGAGTTCCGGCTCGGCTCGGCACGGCTGCGCAAGATGGCGATGCTGGTGGTCGTCGTGATCTGCGTGTTCTACCTGGTCCCGCAGTACCAGGGCGCCGGCCTGGCCCTGAAAACGCTTCTCGGCATTCCGGTCTGGCTCGGCCCGCTGGCGGTCGGCACGATCGTCATCACCAACGTCGTCGCCGGCGGGATGCGCTCGATCACGTTCGTGCAGGCGTTCCAGTACTGGCTCAAGCTGACCGCGGTCGCGATTCCCGCGCTCGCCCTGGCCGGGCTGTTCCTGACCGACCGGGGCGGCGAACTGGGCGGCCCGCTGCCGCCGACCGTGCAGCAGGACACCACCGTCGAGATCGAGACCGACGTCGTGGTGCAGGTTGCCGAACCCGGCGGGATCACCGTGACCGGCACGCTGGACGGCCGACCGGTCGAGGGCGTGATGATCGGCCCGGCGGGCGAGCACACGCTGGGCGCGGGCAGCACGCTGTCCCTGTCGGCGGGCGCGGCCACCCCGGTGGTGGCAGGCACCCCGAGCGCGGGCACCGACTGGATCGCCTCCGGCGGCGGACTCGGCGGTCATCATCCGCTGTACCAGGTGCTCTCGATCATGGTGGCGACGTTCCTGGGCACCATGGGGCTGCCGCACGTGCTGGTCCGCTTCTACACCAACCCCGACGGCCGCGCGGCGCGGCGCACGGCGCTGACGGTGATCGCGCTGCTGTCGCTGTTCTATCTGTTCCCGACGCTGCTGGGGGTGTTCTCCCGGCTGTACGTGCCGCAGCTGCTGATCACCGGAACAGCCGACGCCGCGGTGCTTCTGGCGCCGGAGTCGGCGATCGCCGGGGCCGCCGGACAGCTGCTGGGCGCGCTCGTGGCCGCCGGTGCGATCGCGGCGTTCCTCGCGACCTCGTCGGGTCTGCTGGTCAGCTTCGCCGGCGCGCTGGCCACCGACGTGCTGCCGGGCCGGGTACGTGACTTCCGCGCCGCGGCCGTGGTCGGCGGTCTGATCCCGATCCCGTTGGCGCTGGCCGCATCCGGCGAACTGGAGCTGTCCCGCAGTGTCGGGCTGGCGTTCGCGGTCGCGGCGTCGACACTGTGTCCGCTGCTGGTGCTGGGCATCTGGTGGCGTGGGCTGACCGCAACCGGGGCGATGTCGGGACTGGCCGTGGGCGGCCTGTTGTCCGGCGGCGCGGTCACCGTCGCGGTGGCCGGCGGCGTCGACGAGGACGTGCTGGGCGGCTGGCCCGCGGTGCTGGTCGGCTACCCCGCGGCCGTCACCGTGCCGGTGGCGTTCGCGACGATGCTGGTGGTCAGCCGCCTCACCCGCGCCACCGCGCCCGCCGACGTCGCGCAGACCTTCGCGCGGATGCACGTGCCGGAGCATCTGGGCATGGGGGTCGAGCGGGTGCCGAACCGGTGA